One part of the Arthrobacter sp. EM1 genome encodes these proteins:
- a CDS encoding glutamate-5-semialdehyde dehydrogenase yields the protein MTEALIHESAANSIDSTTGSSVPEPSTLSPADVEAAVHAIADRSRAAGRRMSRANRAWKDRGLRAIAAALLERQAGVLAANATDVAAGKANGTSAALLDRLTLTDARIQGLAAALENLANLPDPVGNVVRGQTLPNGLRLRQVNVPMGVVAAIYEARPNVTVDIAGLGLKSGNAVILRGGTAAAATNAALVTVLRDALESVGLPADAVQSVDQFGREGANALMRARGRVDVLIPRGGRDLIQSVVANAKVPVIETGEGNVHIFLDASANEEMAVEILLNSKTQRPSVCNTVETLLVHSGSTALPAVAAALRDAGVTLHADDRIRAALPASIDSVPATDEDWATEYMDLDLAVAMVDSVDDAVRHIRTWSTGHTEAILTNDLGNAERFIAEIDSAAVIVNASTRFTDGGELGLGAEVGISTQKLHARGPMGLTELTTTKWIVQGEGQIRS from the coding sequence ATGACTGAGGCACTGATTCACGAATCCGCAGCGAATTCCATCGACTCAACCACGGGCTCTTCCGTGCCTGAACCATCCACGCTTTCACCGGCCGACGTCGAGGCCGCCGTCCACGCCATCGCCGACCGTTCCCGTGCCGCAGGCCGCAGGATGTCCCGCGCCAACCGGGCCTGGAAGGACCGGGGGCTGCGCGCCATCGCCGCAGCGCTGTTGGAGCGTCAGGCCGGGGTCCTTGCCGCCAACGCCACGGACGTGGCCGCCGGGAAGGCCAACGGCACCTCCGCGGCGCTGCTGGACCGGCTCACCCTCACCGATGCCCGCATCCAGGGCCTCGCCGCCGCCCTGGAGAACCTCGCCAACCTGCCGGATCCGGTCGGTAACGTGGTGCGCGGCCAGACCCTGCCCAACGGGCTGCGGCTGCGCCAGGTCAACGTCCCGATGGGCGTCGTCGCCGCCATCTACGAGGCGCGTCCCAACGTCACGGTGGACATCGCCGGGCTCGGCCTCAAGAGTGGCAACGCCGTCATCCTGCGCGGCGGCACCGCCGCCGCCGCCACCAACGCAGCGCTCGTTACCGTGCTCCGTGACGCCCTGGAGTCGGTGGGCCTGCCCGCCGACGCAGTGCAAAGCGTTGACCAGTTCGGCCGCGAAGGAGCCAACGCCCTGATGCGTGCACGCGGCCGGGTGGACGTCCTGATTCCCCGCGGCGGCCGGGACCTCATTCAGTCCGTTGTGGCCAACGCCAAGGTTCCCGTGATTGAGACCGGCGAAGGCAATGTGCACATCTTCCTGGACGCCTCCGCGAACGAGGAGATGGCCGTCGAGATCCTGCTGAACTCCAAGACCCAACGGCCCAGCGTCTGCAATACCGTGGAAACCCTGCTGGTCCACTCCGGCTCAACAGCGCTGCCCGCCGTCGCCGCTGCCCTGCGCGACGCCGGCGTTACGCTGCATGCCGACGATCGGATCCGCGCTGCACTGCCCGCCTCGATAGACTCGGTCCCCGCCACGGACGAGGACTGGGCCACCGAATACATGGACCTGGACCTTGCCGTGGCCATGGTCGACAGCGTGGACGACGCCGTCAGGCACATCCGAACCTGGTCCACCGGCCACACCGAGGCCATCCTGACCAATGACCTTGGCAACGCCGAGCGGTTTATTGCCGAGATTGACTCGGCCGCCGTTATTGTCAACGCGTCCACCCGCTTCACCGACGGCGGTGAACTCGGCCTCGGCGCCGAGGTGGGTATATCCACCCAGAAGCTGCACGCCCGCGGACCCATGGGCCTGACGGAACTGACCACCACCAAATGGATCGTCCAGGGCGAGGGCCAGATCAGGTCCTAG
- the proB gene encoding glutamate 5-kinase gives MSDKSAVVIEEPKTNDRRLLARARRIVVKVGSSSLTSIKGGISEDALIELSNALAAKSNSGTEIILVSSGAISAGLAPLGLTKRPRDLATQQAAASVGQGLLMARYTHAFGAHGITVSQVLLTADDLMRRSHHMNAFRALNRLLNLGVVPVVNENDTVATHKIRFGDNDRLSALVAHLVRADALLLLSDVDALYDGPPAKGAKRIPRVDGPADLEDVTIGSPGKAGVGTGGMQTKVEAATMAADSGIPALVTSTANAAAALAGEDVGTLFTVNSGRKSVRMMWLAHLAHVQGRLILDDGAVTAVRDHHTSLLPAGVTAVEGTFESGDAVEMVAADGTVVARGLVNYSSDELPQMLGRSTVELGESLGRGFDREVIHVDDLVLV, from the coding sequence GTGAGCGACAAGTCCGCAGTTGTCATCGAGGAACCCAAAACCAACGACCGCAGGCTGCTCGCCCGGGCTCGCCGCATTGTGGTCAAGGTGGGTTCGTCGTCGCTCACCAGTATCAAGGGCGGAATCTCCGAGGACGCGCTGATCGAACTGTCGAACGCGCTGGCGGCCAAAAGCAATAGCGGCACCGAAATCATCCTGGTGTCTTCGGGAGCGATCTCCGCGGGGCTCGCGCCGCTGGGCCTGACGAAGCGTCCCCGGGACCTCGCCACCCAGCAGGCCGCCGCCAGCGTGGGCCAGGGGCTGCTGATGGCCCGTTACACGCACGCCTTTGGTGCCCACGGGATTACCGTCAGCCAGGTGCTCCTGACCGCAGATGACCTGATGCGGCGCAGTCACCACATGAATGCGTTCCGGGCGCTGAACCGTTTGCTGAACCTGGGCGTTGTGCCGGTTGTCAACGAAAATGACACGGTGGCCACGCACAAGATCCGTTTCGGCGACAACGACCGCTTGTCCGCCCTGGTGGCGCACCTGGTCCGGGCCGATGCCCTGCTGTTGCTCTCCGACGTCGATGCCCTCTACGACGGCCCGCCCGCCAAAGGTGCCAAGCGTATTCCCCGGGTCGACGGCCCCGCGGACCTGGAGGACGTCACCATCGGCTCGCCCGGCAAGGCGGGGGTCGGAACAGGCGGAATGCAGACCAAAGTCGAAGCCGCCACGATGGCCGCGGATTCCGGTATCCCCGCGCTGGTCACCTCCACGGCAAACGCTGCCGCCGCACTGGCCGGGGAGGACGTCGGCACCTTGTTCACTGTCAACAGCGGACGCAAGTCCGTGCGGATGATGTGGCTGGCCCACCTCGCCCATGTGCAGGGCCGGCTGATCCTCGACGACGGCGCCGTCACAGCCGTCCGCGACCACCACACCTCCCTGCTTCCGGCCGGCGTCACGGCCGTGGAAGGGACCTTTGAATCCGGCGACGCCGTCGAGATGGTTGCAGCGGATGGAACAGTCGTTGCGCGCGGGCTGGTCAACTACTCCTCCGATGAGCTCCCGCAAATGCTGGGCCGTTCCACAGTGGAACTGGGGGAGTCGCTGGGCAGGGGCTTCGACCGGGAGGTCATCCACGTGGATGACCTGGTTCTGGTCTAA
- the obgE gene encoding GTPase ObgE, which translates to MASFVDRVVLHVSGGTGGHGCVSVHREKFKPLGGPDGGNGGNGGDVILRVDPQTTTLLDYHHAPHRHATNGGPGMGDWRAGKHGETLILPVPEGTVVKSKDGRVLADLVGEGSEYIAAAGGIGGLGNASLSSQKRRAPGFALLGIEGESSDVVLELKSIADIALVGFPSAGKSSLIAAMSAARPKIADYPFTTLIPNLGVVQAGEVRFTIADVPGLIEGASEGKGLGHHFLRHVERCAALVHVLDCGTLESDRDPLSDLAVIEAELDKYAVDMSYAGSDGEVVPLNQRPRLIALNKVDLPDGKDMAEFVRPELESRGFKVFEISATSHEGLRQLGFAMGEIVQAARDAIAAAPPKVHAPVLKPRAVNESGFKIRREEKNLEPLFRVLGDKPVRWVKQTDFTNEEAIGYLADRLAKLGVENELFKQGATPGDMVVIGEDDGVVFDWEPTMMAGAELLAAPRGTDVRFADIGDRPTRGQKRDEQVERREAKAAARAELEAERKAGIWTESVSGRRPKPLKESALDTENEE; encoded by the coding sequence GTGGCGAGCTTTGTAGACCGGGTAGTACTGCACGTATCCGGCGGTACCGGCGGCCACGGCTGTGTCTCCGTTCACCGCGAGAAGTTCAAGCCGCTCGGCGGTCCCGACGGCGGCAACGGCGGCAACGGCGGCGACGTTATCCTGCGCGTGGACCCCCAGACCACGACCCTGCTCGATTACCACCACGCCCCGCACCGCCACGCCACCAACGGCGGACCCGGTATGGGCGACTGGCGCGCCGGCAAGCACGGCGAAACCCTGATCCTCCCGGTTCCCGAGGGCACCGTGGTCAAGTCCAAGGACGGCAGGGTCCTCGCAGACCTGGTCGGTGAGGGTTCCGAATACATCGCCGCGGCCGGCGGCATCGGTGGACTGGGCAACGCTTCGCTCTCCTCGCAGAAACGCCGCGCCCCGGGATTCGCCCTGCTCGGCATCGAAGGCGAATCCAGTGACGTTGTCCTGGAACTGAAATCCATCGCCGATATTGCCTTGGTCGGGTTCCCCTCCGCCGGCAAGTCCAGCCTGATTGCCGCGATGTCTGCCGCCCGGCCCAAAATCGCCGACTACCCGTTCACCACCCTGATCCCGAACCTCGGTGTGGTCCAGGCCGGCGAGGTGCGCTTCACCATCGCCGACGTCCCCGGCCTGATCGAAGGCGCCAGCGAAGGCAAGGGCCTCGGCCACCACTTCCTGCGCCACGTTGAGCGTTGCGCCGCCCTGGTGCATGTGCTCGACTGCGGCACGCTCGAATCAGACCGCGATCCGCTCTCGGACCTCGCCGTCATCGAAGCCGAGCTGGACAAATACGCGGTGGACATGAGCTATGCCGGTTCCGACGGTGAAGTTGTTCCGCTGAACCAGCGCCCGCGCCTGATCGCCCTGAACAAGGTCGACCTCCCGGACGGCAAGGACATGGCAGAATTTGTCCGCCCCGAACTCGAATCCCGCGGCTTCAAGGTCTTCGAAATTTCGGCGACCAGCCACGAAGGTCTCCGCCAGCTTGGCTTCGCGATGGGCGAGATCGTCCAGGCTGCCCGCGACGCCATTGCTGCCGCGCCGCCGAAGGTCCACGCCCCGGTACTCAAACCTCGCGCCGTCAACGAGTCCGGCTTCAAAATCCGCCGCGAGGAGAAGAACCTGGAGCCGCTGTTCCGCGTCCTCGGCGACAAGCCCGTGCGCTGGGTCAAGCAGACCGACTTCACCAACGAGGAGGCTATCGGCTACCTTGCTGACCGACTGGCTAAGCTCGGCGTAGAAAACGAGCTGTTCAAACAGGGCGCCACCCCGGGCGACATGGTGGTCATCGGTGAAGACGACGGCGTCGTCTTCGACTGGGAGCCGACCATGATGGCCGGCGCCGAACTGTTGGCAGCACCCCGCGGAACCGACGTGCGCTTTGCCGATATCGGCGACCGCCCCACCCGTGGCCAAAAGCGCGATGAACAGGTGGAGCGCCGCGAGGCCAAGGCTGCGGCCCGCGCCGAGCTCGAAGCCGAGCGCAAAGCCGGCATCTGGACTGAATCCGTCAGCGGCCGCCGGCCCAAGCCGCTTAAGGAAAGCGCCCTTGACACCGAGAATGAGGAGTGA
- the rpmA gene encoding 50S ribosomal protein L27 has protein sequence MAHKKGASSTRNGRDSNAQYLGVKRFGGQVVSAGEIIVRQRGTHFHPGAGVGRGGDDTLFALAPGAVEFGTRRGRRVVNIVAAAAAE, from the coding sequence ATGGCACATAAAAAAGGCGCGAGTTCCACTCGCAACGGTCGTGACTCGAACGCCCAGTACCTCGGCGTCAAGCGCTTCGGCGGTCAGGTAGTTTCCGCAGGCGAGATCATCGTCCGCCAGCGTGGAACCCACTTCCACCCGGGCGCCGGCGTCGGCCGCGGCGGCGACGACACCCTGTTCGCCCTGGCTCCCGGAGCCGTCGAGTTCGGCACCCGCCGCGGTCGTCGCGTTGTGAACATTGTGGCTGCAGCAGCTGCAGAGTAG
- the rplU gene encoding 50S ribosomal protein L21 yields the protein MVYAIVRAGGRQEKVSVGDFVTLNRVPGGAGSTFELPALLLVDGDKVMSAASDLAKVKVTAEILEDLRGPKIVIQKFKNKTGYKKRQGHRQELTKVKITGIK from the coding sequence GTGGTGTACGCGATTGTCCGCGCAGGCGGCCGGCAAGAGAAGGTTTCCGTTGGAGACTTCGTTACCCTGAACCGCGTCCCCGGTGGAGCCGGCAGCACCTTTGAGTTGCCCGCACTGCTCCTGGTAGACGGTGACAAGGTCATGTCTGCTGCTTCGGACCTGGCCAAGGTAAAGGTTACGGCTGAGATCCTTGAGGACCTTCGCGGTCCCAAGATCGTCATCCAGAAGTTCAAGAACAAGACCGGTTACAAAAAGCGCCAGGGTCACCGTCAGGAATTGACCAAGGTCAAGATCACCGGTATCAAGTAA
- a CDS encoding bifunctional hydroxymethylpyrimidine kinase/phosphomethylpyrimidine kinase → MTAASPFLPAVPAAPASRIPRVLTIAGSDPSGGAGIQADLKSIAAHGGYGMAAITALTAQNTRGVSAIHVPPADFLTAQLDAVSADIRIDAVKIGMLGDAAVIDAVRTWLAKVRPAIVVLDPVMVATSGDRLLQAPAESALQELLPYADLITPNLAELAILLNEPVAGNWAAALEQGKRLAAGTGTTVLVKGGHLDGTGAAGGAGEHGDGCPDALVNTCGVLARHVIVVPGERVRTSNSHGTGCSLSAAMATVQARVGDWEAALREVKPWLEGALRTSADLDVGSGNGPVHHFHHVQHQTAHHGTGAGGGELHRVPAAGEFARGLRETAAADLEAIYGLDFITALADGSLPEQDFAYYLGQDALYLNGYSRVLSRAAAIAPTEDEQLFWTRSAQNCLSVEAELHRTWLRGRTAERTLGPVTKSYVDHLLAASVTGSYGVLIAAVLPCFWLYAEVGQALHNRFLAAGAPQSHPYAAWLRTYADPEFADATRQAIAHTDTAARAASPGERDAMTVAFRQSARYEVDFFDAPRVHA, encoded by the coding sequence ATGACCGCCGCCTCCCCGTTTCTTCCCGCTGTCCCCGCAGCCCCGGCATCCCGGATCCCGCGGGTGCTCACGATCGCAGGCTCGGACCCCTCCGGCGGTGCCGGGATCCAGGCGGACCTGAAGAGCATTGCCGCGCATGGCGGCTACGGCATGGCCGCCATCACCGCCCTGACCGCACAGAACACACGCGGCGTCAGCGCCATCCACGTCCCGCCGGCAGATTTCCTGACCGCCCAGCTTGACGCGGTCAGCGCCGACATCCGGATCGACGCCGTCAAGATCGGGATGCTGGGGGACGCCGCCGTGATCGACGCCGTCCGGACCTGGCTGGCGAAGGTCAGGCCCGCCATTGTGGTGCTGGACCCCGTGATGGTGGCCACAAGCGGTGACCGGCTGCTGCAGGCGCCCGCCGAATCGGCGCTGCAAGAACTGCTGCCCTACGCGGACCTGATCACGCCGAACCTCGCCGAACTCGCGATTCTGCTCAACGAACCCGTCGCCGGCAACTGGGCTGCGGCGCTGGAACAGGGCAAGCGGCTTGCCGCCGGCACCGGCACGACCGTCCTGGTGAAGGGCGGCCACCTCGACGGCACCGGCGCTGCGGGCGGAGCCGGCGAGCACGGCGACGGCTGCCCGGACGCGCTCGTCAACACCTGCGGGGTCCTGGCCCGGCACGTCATAGTAGTACCGGGGGAGCGGGTCCGCACCAGCAACAGCCACGGAACGGGATGCTCACTGTCCGCGGCGATGGCGACCGTGCAGGCCCGGGTCGGGGACTGGGAGGCCGCCTTGCGGGAAGTTAAGCCGTGGCTGGAAGGGGCGCTGCGCACCTCGGCGGACCTCGACGTCGGCAGCGGCAACGGCCCGGTCCATCACTTCCACCATGTCCAGCATCAGACCGCCCATCACGGTACGGGTGCCGGCGGCGGCGAACTGCACCGGGTCCCTGCCGCGGGTGAATTCGCCCGTGGGCTGCGGGAAACCGCTGCTGCCGACCTCGAGGCCATCTACGGCCTGGACTTCATCACGGCCCTGGCGGACGGGTCCTTGCCGGAGCAGGACTTCGCGTACTACCTCGGACAGGACGCCCTGTACCTGAACGGCTATTCGCGGGTCCTCTCCCGGGCCGCCGCGATCGCACCCACGGAAGACGAACAGCTCTTCTGGACCCGCTCCGCACAGAATTGCCTCAGCGTCGAAGCCGAACTGCACCGGACCTGGCTGCGCGGACGCACGGCGGAGCGGACGCTCGGACCGGTCACCAAGTCCTACGTAGACCACCTTCTGGCCGCCTCGGTCACCGGGAGCTACGGAGTGCTGATCGCTGCGGTACTGCCGTGCTTCTGGCTCTATGCCGAGGTGGGACAGGCACTGCACAACCGGTTCCTCGCCGCGGGTGCGCCGCAATCGCACCCCTACGCCGCGTGGCTGCGCACCTACGCCGATCCGGAGTTCGCCGACGCCACCCGGCAGGCCATCGCCCACACCGACACCGCAGCCCGGGCGGCCTCACCCGGCGAACGGGACGCCATGACCGTGGCCTTCCGGCAGTCCGCCCGCTACGAAGTGGACTTCTTCGACGCGCCGCGCGTGCACGCCTGA
- a CDS encoding Rne/Rng family ribonuclease, with product MDNDQVVTGNEDVLAASAGAADESAAASPPKRPVRTRRKTLPKSGTGAAETVADTAVPAEVPDAPAAETKAPARRSRARKVAEPAESVPAADPAQTPDVPSDVPAGMTAAAEAADAPAEKPVRRRASRAKAKAPAAGTAADGAASAEPEAAATETAGVTAAASPVADETAAEAPAAAPAAPTAESPATESPAAEAPAEASAAASLFMEPGAVTSMIFQAPDLAAAARPVPAPAAAAAEADDDDDEEGESEDAGSRRRRRSRGRRGRSSRGAESEPGSEDESDDADDAEEGTGEQLEDGVTSRRRRRRRRGEQDLELTGGEDDDPPNTVTRVRAPRTASEAPVNNRVTSLKGSTRLEAKKQRRRESRDTGRRRTVITEAEFLARRESVDRQMIVRQRDDRIQIGVLEDGVLAEHFVSKTQQDSLIGNVYLGKVQNVLPSMEAAFVDIGRGRNAVLYAGEVNWESVNLEGKQRRIENALKSGDSVLVQVTKDPVGHKGARLTSQISLPGRYLVYVPGGSMTGISRKLPDVERNRLKRILKDRLPEDAGVIVRTAAEGASEEELTHDINRLRAQWEGIEGQSSSTKILAPELLYGEPDLTIKVVRDVFNEDFSKLIVSGEEAWDTIEAYVTYVAPDLVGRLEKWTKDSDIFGAWRIDEQIHKALDRKVFLPSGGSLVIDRTEAMTVVDVNTGKFTGSGGNLEETVTKNNLEAAEEVVRQLRLRDIGGIIVIDFIDMVLESNRDLVLRRMVECLGRDRTKHQVAEVTSLGLVQMTRKRMGTGLLEVFGEQCEACAGRGIVTHDEPVEHRRANVVAAEHHIPRAEQPAPPRTERKSRRRGRGGQGTDEQSVPAAAHPEPTDAERHAKAEATRHALANIAAAAHAAHLHDDEAATGVDAGVRQAAVEAAVELAATEEAAGRPGAVLTFGGEQVALPFVEHADESGAPALTMDLLTEAFAQLGDSGEVSAADPAAPAAKAAAARTAPAAPARAGGTGPGRAQAPGSQTEAAPEAGASRARRGRRNRSASRAQGAANETSVEQRRAAPQAAVSVHEAKAPAAATTPAAKPATNEPIILGVGVPASEL from the coding sequence ATGGATAATGACCAGGTTGTAACAGGCAACGAAGACGTGCTGGCCGCAAGTGCCGGGGCAGCTGATGAATCAGCGGCCGCGTCACCGCCGAAACGGCCCGTCCGGACCCGCCGCAAGACCCTTCCCAAAAGCGGTACAGGCGCCGCGGAGACCGTCGCGGACACCGCGGTCCCCGCGGAGGTGCCGGACGCTCCGGCCGCCGAAACCAAGGCCCCCGCCCGCCGCTCACGTGCCCGCAAGGTAGCCGAGCCGGCCGAATCCGTTCCTGCTGCGGACCCGGCACAGACCCCGGACGTTCCCTCTGATGTCCCTGCCGGAATGACAGCCGCAGCCGAGGCCGCCGACGCCCCGGCCGAAAAGCCCGTCCGTCGCCGCGCCAGCCGCGCCAAGGCCAAGGCCCCGGCCGCAGGGACCGCAGCTGACGGGGCCGCCAGTGCGGAACCGGAAGCCGCCGCCACGGAAACCGCAGGCGTTACCGCCGCCGCCAGCCCGGTCGCGGATGAAACTGCCGCCGAGGCCCCGGCAGCAGCCCCAGCCGCCCCGACAGCTGAAAGCCCGGCAACTGAAAGCCCGGCTGCTGAAGCCCCGGCGGAAGCCTCGGCTGCCGCTTCGCTGTTCATGGAGCCGGGAGCGGTCACCTCGATGATCTTCCAGGCACCCGACCTGGCCGCCGCGGCCCGCCCTGTCCCGGCCCCGGCTGCCGCCGCAGCGGAAGCTGACGACGACGACGACGAAGAAGGCGAGAGCGAGGACGCCGGAAGCCGCCGCCGTCGCCGCAGCCGCGGTCGCCGCGGCCGCAGCAGCCGTGGAGCTGAGAGCGAACCGGGTTCCGAAGACGAATCCGACGACGCGGATGACGCTGAAGAAGGCACTGGCGAGCAGCTCGAAGACGGCGTGACCTCCCGCCGCCGTCGCCGCCGCCGTCGCGGCGAGCAGGATCTGGAACTGACCGGCGGGGAGGACGACGACCCGCCCAACACGGTGACGCGCGTCCGCGCGCCGCGCACAGCCAGCGAGGCTCCGGTGAACAACCGTGTCACCTCGCTCAAGGGCTCCACCCGCCTGGAGGCGAAAAAGCAGCGCCGCCGCGAATCCCGCGATACCGGACGCCGCCGCACCGTCATCACCGAGGCCGAGTTCCTGGCCCGGCGCGAATCGGTGGACCGCCAAATGATCGTCCGCCAGCGCGATGACAGAATCCAGATCGGCGTCCTCGAGGACGGCGTGCTGGCCGAGCACTTTGTCTCGAAGACCCAGCAGGATTCCCTGATCGGCAACGTCTACCTGGGCAAGGTCCAGAACGTACTGCCGTCGATGGAAGCCGCCTTCGTCGACATCGGACGCGGCCGCAACGCCGTGCTGTACGCCGGCGAGGTCAATTGGGAGTCCGTCAACCTCGAGGGCAAGCAGCGCCGGATCGAGAACGCGCTGAAGTCCGGCGACTCCGTGCTGGTCCAGGTCACCAAGGATCCCGTCGGGCACAAGGGCGCCCGCCTCACAAGCCAGATCTCGCTGCCCGGCCGCTACCTCGTCTACGTACCCGGCGGTTCCATGACCGGAATCTCGCGCAAGCTGCCCGACGTCGAACGCAACCGCCTCAAGCGGATCCTCAAGGACCGCCTGCCCGAGGATGCTGGCGTTATTGTGCGCACCGCCGCGGAGGGTGCGTCCGAGGAAGAACTCACGCACGACATCAACCGGCTCCGTGCCCAGTGGGAAGGGATCGAGGGCCAGTCGAGCTCAACTAAGATCCTTGCCCCCGAACTGCTCTACGGCGAACCCGATCTGACCATCAAGGTAGTCCGTGATGTCTTCAACGAGGACTTCTCCAAGCTGATCGTCTCCGGTGAGGAAGCGTGGGACACCATCGAGGCCTACGTCACCTACGTAGCCCCCGACCTTGTCGGCCGGCTGGAGAAATGGACCAAGGACTCGGACATCTTCGGTGCCTGGCGCATCGACGAGCAGATCCACAAAGCACTGGACCGCAAGGTTTTCCTGCCCTCCGGCGGCTCGCTCGTAATCGACCGCACCGAAGCCATGACAGTGGTGGACGTCAACACCGGCAAGTTCACCGGCAGCGGCGGCAACCTTGAGGAAACCGTCACCAAAAACAACCTCGAAGCGGCCGAAGAAGTTGTCCGGCAGCTCCGGCTCCGCGACATCGGCGGCATTATCGTGATCGACTTCATCGACATGGTGCTTGAATCGAACCGGGACCTGGTACTGCGCCGCATGGTGGAGTGCCTGGGCCGGGACCGGACCAAACACCAGGTCGCGGAGGTGACTTCGCTGGGCCTCGTGCAGATGACGCGGAAGCGGATGGGTACCGGGCTGCTGGAAGTTTTCGGCGAACAGTGCGAGGCCTGCGCCGGCCGCGGCATTGTGACCCACGACGAGCCGGTGGAGCACCGCCGCGCCAACGTCGTTGCCGCCGAGCATCACATTCCCCGTGCGGAGCAGCCTGCCCCCCCGCGGACCGAACGCAAGAGCCGCCGCCGCGGACGGGGCGGCCAGGGCACGGACGAACAGTCGGTGCCGGCCGCAGCGCACCCCGAGCCCACCGACGCCGAACGCCATGCCAAGGCCGAGGCGACCCGCCACGCGCTGGCGAATATCGCTGCGGCGGCGCATGCTGCCCATCTGCATGACGATGAAGCGGCCACGGGAGTCGACGCCGGGGTCCGCCAGGCCGCTGTTGAGGCAGCCGTCGAGCTGGCCGCAACGGAGGAGGCTGCCGGACGTCCCGGCGCCGTGCTGACCTTCGGCGGCGAACAAGTCGCACTGCCGTTTGTGGAGCATGCCGACGAGTCGGGTGCGCCCGCGCTGACCATGGACCTGCTGACCGAGGCTTTCGCCCAGCTGGGTGACAGCGGGGAAGTCTCCGCGGCGGATCCCGCTGCACCGGCTGCGAAGGCGGCCGCAGCCCGGACTGCACCGGCGGCTCCGGCGCGTGCCGGCGGAACCGGCCCGGGCCGCGCCCAGGCGCCAGGCTCCCAGACGGAGGCGGCCCCCGAGGCCGGCGCCTCCCGTGCCCGCCGCGGACGGCGCAACCGCAGCGCCAGCCGCGCGCAGGGAGCAGCCAACGAAACCTCGGTAGAGCAGCGCCGGGCGGCGCCGCAGGCTGCCGTTTCGGTACACGAGGCAAAGGCCCCGGCAGCAGCAACAACGCCGGCGGCCAAACCGGCCACAAACGAACCGATTATCCTCGGCGTCGGCGTTCCGGCCTCGGAACTCTAA
- a CDS encoding vitamin K epoxide reductase family protein, giving the protein MPSISSATDEAAVRQQRRGTSADARQLPPMTRDRPFAWLLLITGVVGWLASGALVLEKLEVLKDPNHVTVCDVNPWISCGQVMQTWQGSVFGFPNMLMGIVAFAVIITTAMGILSGAAFARWYWLGLQAGVTLGFGFVVWLWSQALYSIHILCPFCMIVWAAMIPLFVWVTVRNVTHGVIRLPAGPTRILGDSGWVITALLYVAVVATIFFAFIQVFIGTSGY; this is encoded by the coding sequence ATGCCCAGCATCTCCAGCGCCACCGACGAGGCAGCCGTGCGGCAGCAACGCCGCGGCACCTCAGCCGACGCACGTCAGCTGCCGCCGATGACCCGCGACCGCCCGTTCGCGTGGCTCCTGCTGATCACCGGCGTCGTTGGCTGGCTGGCCTCCGGGGCCCTGGTGCTGGAAAAGCTCGAGGTACTCAAGGATCCGAACCATGTAACAGTCTGCGATGTGAACCCATGGATCTCCTGCGGGCAGGTTATGCAGACCTGGCAGGGTTCGGTGTTCGGCTTCCCCAACATGCTTATGGGGATCGTGGCCTTTGCGGTCATCATCACCACAGCCATGGGAATCCTCTCCGGAGCCGCGTTTGCCCGCTGGTACTGGCTGGGCTTGCAGGCCGGCGTGACCCTTGGCTTCGGTTTTGTGGTCTGGCTTTGGTCGCAGGCGCTGTACTCCATCCATATCCTCTGCCCGTTCTGCATGATCGTCTGGGCCGCCATGATTCCGCTCTTCGTCTGGGTCACAGTCCGCAACGTAACGCACGGCGTGATCAGGCTGCCGGCGGGCCCAACCAGGATCCTGGGCGACTCCGGCTGGGTCATCACCGCGCTGCTTTACGTCGCAGTGGTTGCCACCATTTTCTTCGCGTTTATCCAGGTCTTCATCGGAACCTCCGGCTACTGA
- the ndk gene encoding nucleoside-diphosphate kinase, producing MSIERTLVLIKPDGVSRNLTGSIIARIEAKGYTLAELKKVDASRELLEQHYEEHVGKPFYEPLVEFMLSGPVVAAIFEGHRVIEGFRSLAGTTDPTTAAPGTIRGDFGRDWGLKVQQNLVHGSDSAESAEREIKIWF from the coding sequence GTGAGCATTGAGCGCACCCTCGTCCTGATCAAGCCCGACGGCGTTAGCCGCAACCTGACAGGCAGCATCATCGCCAGGATTGAAGCCAAGGGCTACACCCTGGCCGAGCTGAAGAAGGTTGATGCGAGCCGCGAACTGCTGGAGCAGCACTACGAGGAGCACGTGGGCAAGCCGTTCTACGAGCCGCTCGTCGAGTTTATGCTCAGCGGTCCGGTAGTAGCCGCGATTTTCGAGGGACACCGCGTGATCGAGGGTTTCCGCTCGCTCGCCGGCACCACCGACCCCACGACGGCGGCGCCGGGCACCATCCGCGGCGACTTCGGCCGCGACTGGGGCCTGAAGGTCCAGCAGAACCTCGTCCACGGCTCGGACTCGGCGGAGTCCGCGGAGCGCGAAATCAAGATCTGGTTCTAG